The genomic segment AAAAGTGGCTTACTTGATACAAAAAGTATTATTATCGATGCCAAATCGGGAGTGACGGGCGCAGGCAGAGGGCTTTCGCAAACCACCCATTACCCAGACTGCAACGAGGCGTTTTCGCCCTATAAAATAGCAGATCACCGCCACACCCCCGAAATTGAGCAGACACTTGGCGACATAGCGGGCGAGCGGGTAACCGTTACCTTTGTGCCGCACCTGCTGCCGGTTAACCGCGGCATAGTTTCCACCATCTACGGCACACTCAAAAAAGACATCACACTGGATGAAGTGTTTGATCTCTACAAAAGTACGTATAAAGAGGAGCAGTTTGTGCGCATCTGCCCCAAAGGTACGGCGGCGAACCTTAAAAATGTGCGATTGAGCAATTACTGCGATATTTCACTGCACCTTGACGAGCGCACCAACCGCCTGATTGTAGTCTCTGCCATCGACAATATGGGTAAGGGCGCAGCAGGGCAGGCAATCCAAAATATGAATATCGTGTGCGGGCTGTCCGAGAATACCGGTTTAAACTCGGTTCCGCCTTGCTTTTAAGAGTAATAGATAGGAGAAGTGGTTATGAACATTCAACCAATCGGCGGCGGAGTTTGTGCCCCGCAGGGTTTTGCGGCGGGCGGCATCCACTGCGGTATTCGTAAAAATAAAACCAAGCGCGACCTTGCGCTGATTTACAGCAAAACTCCTTGTGCGGTTGCCTGTACCTATACACAAAACAAGGTAAAAGGTGCACCCATTACTGTTACCATGCAAAACGTGGCAGACGACACGGCAAAAGCCATCATCTGCAACAGCGGCAATGCCAACACCTGCAACGCCAACGGCATAGAGATTGCCACCCAAATGTGCGAGCTTACCGGCAAAGCACTGGGGATTGCCCCTGCTGATGTGGTCGTGGCATCCACCGGCGTGATTGGTCAGCCTCTCTCTATCGAACCGATTGCACAGGGGATGCAGCAACTGGTACAGTCGCTTTCAACACAGGGCAGCAGTGATGCGTGCGAAGGCATTATGACAACCGATACCTTCAAAAAAGAATTTGCCATCAGCTTTACCGTGGATGGCGTGCCTTGTAAGATGGGTGCGATTGCAAAAGGCAGCGGGATGATCCACCCCAACATGGCAACCATGCTTGCGTTTGTTACAACCGATGTTGCAATCGTCCCCGCACTGCTGCAAAAAGCGGTATGGAGTGTGGTGAGCGACACCTTTAATATGGTGAGTGTGGACGGTGATACCTCCACCAACGATATGTTTACCTGCCTTGCCAACGGTGAGGCGAACAACCCTGTTATCAGCAGTGCGGACAGCACCGCTTACCAAGAGTTTTGCGCGGCGCTTTATCATATCTGCACACTGGTTTCAAAAAACATTGCCAAAGACGGCGAGGGCGCAACCAAGCTGCTAGAATGCACGGTGACAGGTGCATCCGATAAGGCAATTGCCAAAAAAGTGGCAAAATCGGTGATATGCAGCAGCTTGTTTAAAGCCGCCATGTTTGGCTCAGATGCCAACTGGGGGCGCGTACTGTGCGCCATCGGCTACACCGATGCAGAGTTTGACATTACCAAAGTGGATGTAAGCTTTGCCTCACAGGCGGGCAGCATCGCCGTATGCAAAAACGGCGCAGGCATGGAGTTCAGCGAGGATAAAGCAAAACAAATCCTCACCCAAGACACCATCCAAATTACTATTGATATGAACGACGGTGCAGGCAGCGCCACCGCATGGGGCTGTGACCTTACCTATGATTATGTAAAAATTAACGGCGACTACCGCACCTAAGCATGCAAACCAAAACAAATCCCCGCCATACCGCATTGGATGTGCTTATCGGCGGGTTTTGTTTCATTTGAAAACTGCGAAATTTATAGCTTGAGGGACAGAATATGAAAATATCCAATACCGACAAGGCGCAGGTGCTGATACAGGCACTGCCTTATATCCAAAAATATTACGATAAAATTGTGGTGGTAAAATACGGCGGCAACGCGATGATTGACGAACAGCTCAAGCAGGCTGTGATGAGCGATATTGTGCTACTTTCTCTCGTGGGCATCAAGGTGGTGCTGGTGCACGGCGGAGGCCCCGAAATCAGCGATGTGCTGAATAAAATGGGCAAACAAAGCAAGTTTATAGGCGGCCTGCGCTACACCGACAAAGAAACCGCCGAGGTGGTGCAGATGGTACTTTCGGGCAAGGTAAACAAAGGGCTGGTTTCGCTCATCGAGCAAAACAAAGGACGCTCCATTGGGCTTTGCGGTATTGACGGCGGTATGATTCAGGCGAAAAAAATGGAGGGTGAGGTCGACCTCGGCTTTGTGGGCGATATTGTATCAATCGATACTTCTGTTATTTTGGATACGCTCAAAAATGGTTACATTCCCGTAATTGCAACGGTGGGTGCCGACGAGGAGGGCAACGTTTATAACATCAATGCCGACACTGCCGCAGCGCGCATTGCGTCAGAG from the Hydrogenoanaerobacterium saccharovorans genome contains:
- the argJ gene encoding bifunctional glutamate N-acetyltransferase/amino-acid acetyltransferase ArgJ, with amino-acid sequence MNIQPIGGGVCAPQGFAAGGIHCGIRKNKTKRDLALIYSKTPCAVACTYTQNKVKGAPITVTMQNVADDTAKAIICNSGNANTCNANGIEIATQMCELTGKALGIAPADVVVASTGVIGQPLSIEPIAQGMQQLVQSLSTQGSSDACEGIMTTDTFKKEFAISFTVDGVPCKMGAIAKGSGMIHPNMATMLAFVTTDVAIVPALLQKAVWSVVSDTFNMVSVDGDTSTNDMFTCLANGEANNPVISSADSTAYQEFCAALYHICTLVSKNIAKDGEGATKLLECTVTGASDKAIAKKVAKSVICSSLFKAAMFGSDANWGRVLCAIGYTDAEFDITKVDVSFASQAGSIAVCKNGAGMEFSEDKAKQILTQDTIQITIDMNDGAGSATAWGCDLTYDYVKINGDYRT
- the argB gene encoding acetylglutamate kinase, whose translation is MKISNTDKAQVLIQALPYIQKYYDKIVVVKYGGNAMIDEQLKQAVMSDIVLLSLVGIKVVLVHGGGPEISDVLNKMGKQSKFIGGLRYTDKETAEVVQMVLSGKVNKGLVSLIEQNKGRSIGLCGIDGGMIQAKKMEGEVDLGFVGDIVSIDTSVILDTLKNGYIPVIATVGADEEGNVYNINADTAAARIASELGAENVILMTDIRGLLANKDDETTLIPHVNVSEVPYLKKQGIISGGMIPKIECCVEAVRRGVKKAVIIDGRTPHSILIEILSDEGVGTMFS
- the argC gene encoding N-acetyl-gamma-glutamyl-phosphate reductase; its protein translation is MGIKVGIIGATGYAGVELVRLLLNHPQAELAAVGSVSFEGKPISEIYPNLAGIFEAVLTSDEQVIEKSEVIFASLPHGLSEKYAASCAEQGKVFIDLGADFRLWAEEDYKQWYGLEYHDLTLHQNAVYALPELYREQIKGKTILGNPGCYPTSIGLGLYPALKSGLLDTKSIIIDAKSGVTGAGRGLSQTTHYPDCNEAFSPYKIADHRHTPEIEQTLGDIAGERVTVTFVPHLLPVNRGIVSTIYGTLKKDITLDEVFDLYKSTYKEEQFVRICPKGTAANLKNVRLSNYCDISLHLDERTNRLIVVSAIDNMGKGAAGQAIQNMNIVCGLSENTGLNSVPPCF